TTAACGGTTGATATAAAAACAGCGACCAAAAGTAAAATCGCTGCAAACACTACATAAGGAATACGGGTTGCTTGCGGGCTGATGGTATCTCCATCAGCAAAAAACTCGAAAATCAAATGCCCGCCCAATACAGGAGCAATAGTAGTACCTAATGAATTAAAAGCCTGTGTTAGATTCAATCTGCTAGAAGCTCCATCTTCGGGTCCTAACAGCGAAACGTATGCGTTTGCCGTTATCTGCAAAATAGTGAACCCCAACCCCAAAACAAATAACGCTGTTAAAAATAATCCATAGAGGGAAGAGGTAGCCGCGGGCCAGAACAAACAGCAACCAACAGCAGATAAAATGATACCTGCTATAATTGATTTCTTATACCCTATCCTATTGACTGGGTCGCCCCACTTGGATGAGACCACAAAATATACAACAGATCCAATAAAATATGCTCCAAAAAAGCAGAATTGAACCAGCATAGACTCAAAAAAACTCAGATTGAACAATTGTTTCAGATAAGGGATCAGGATATCGTTCATGCAAGTGATAAATCCCCACATAAAGAACAACAAGGTGAGTGTAATTAACGGAACAACGTAGCGTTGATTACCCGGTGTGTTTGGTGTATTGCTCATTAATAATACGTTTAAATATAGTTAAGCTTCTTGACCGTTCAGCTAAAGCAATGTTAGCTGAAAAGCACGCCACGAATATACATTTTTGAAAGGAAAAACAATTCCTAACACAAGGATTTTATCAATTTAAAACGTATTAGCAACCGGAACACTATATTGAGAGCCCTGTACAGCCCCTCGCCTTTCAAGCGCTTTATCAATATACGTTTGTATACTGGATTTGCCCTTACCCCAAATCGGGGCAATCAACAACTCCTGATCTGCCAAACCGAAGAGTCTTTGCAAAATAATGTCGGGGCGCAGCAATGGTATAAACTCACAGAGAAAATCGGTATATTCCGCTAAGCTAAATACATGAAATGGGTTACGCTTATACTGAACGCCCATAATAGAGCCTTCCACAATATGAAGGTGATGTAACTTAACAAATTTGATTTGCGGAAAACGATTAATTTCATCAGCATATTTCAGCATCATCTCCTTGGTTTCCCAAGGAAAACCAAAAATGGTGTGTACGCAGATATCAAGTGGGCTGTTTTGAACAAGATGTAACGTTTGTTCCAATTCTTCGTGTGAGCACCCACGATTAATCCGGTTTAACGTATCATTATAAATTGACTCCATCCCCATCTCAAGATCCACGTCATAACGATCTGTATAACTTTCCAATAAAGCAACTTTTTCAAAATCGATACAATCAGGTCTTGTTCCAACGGATAGACCTACAACGTTTTCAGGTGCAATACTGAGCGCTTCATCATACATCGCTTTTAAATAATGCGCTGGCGCGTAAGTGTTGGTATTGGGTTGAAAATAAATCACAAATTTCTCGGCTCGGTAACTATTGATTGCCTTCTCCATCCCTCGCTCTATCTGCTCACGTATCGTGGGTAATTTACGTGCACTCTCAGGTGTAAAAGAATCGACATTACAATAGGAACATCCACCATAGCCTTTACTACCATCACGATTGGGACAGGTAAAATTACCGTCAACAATAATCTTGAACACCCGCTTATCATTGTATTTCTTCTTTAGATATGCCCCGTAGTGATTGTAAGGTTTTATTCCGGTGTCTAGTAGAGTTGCCATAGTAGAGGCAAAGGTAGTTATTTAGGATTAGAATAAACAATTAACTCCGCGTAGCTGTTAATGTAAAATACATCAGCTATAATGAAAGGAACTACAATATGAAGGAAAAAAAAGTAACAGGTATCCAAGACAGCGGAAGGAATAAGATTATGGGTAACCCTACATCTGATAAACTTTTTAAAGACCAAAAAACATTAAAAAGACACAAAGGCTTACCAAATGCAGGTGCGCGATCAGCAGATTCGGGTGCCAGAACAGATAATGAGAAAAATAAAAATTAAGCATATGGCGCAAAAGCCATCTCTATCCCACTCAATAATGCGCTAACATCAAACAAGCACGAAACACACGCAAGTTTTATCCGAGTTGGTAAATAGCCAAAATATTTCTTGAAAGCAGCAGAAAAGTGTGTGGCATGCTTATAGCCCACCTTTCCTGCTACTACAGCTACTTTTTCATTTTCCTGCAATAGCAAAGCCTTAGCACGTAACATTCGCACCTCATTAAGGTATGAAAATACCGTTACCCCGAAGGCCTGTTTAAAGTGTTTCTTCAAGCTAGCATCATTCGTCCCTACATTACGGGCTAAACTTAACAAAGTATGGTCAAGATGGTATTGGTTTTCCAAAATCTCTTTCACCCGCTGCACCCGCTGCAATTCCTTTTCTTTAAGCACCATAACCGTATTTTCTCTTCCTCCTATCCGTAATTGTTCAAACTGCTCTAATTGCAGTAACAAAAGCTCAGCAATCTTAACCTTTAAATAAATGTGGCGAAACAGATCCGATTTTCGGCAGGATATAATATCTCGTATAATTTCACACATTTGTGTGTTCAACGGCAAGCCGTTTTTTGATAATACCGAAAAATTACTTTCTATTACCTGCTCTCTGAAAAACTGAAACCCCGACTTCAAAGCTGGACAGTATTTAAGAAATAAATGGGGTTGTAAATCAACTCTTAATATTTCCTGTTCATCGCCAGCAGGAAACCGGTCAATAATCTGCTTGCCCTTAGGAAAGAATAATAGATTATATTGTTGAGATTTTAATACATGCGGTTTATCCCCCTCCACATAAACCACACTTTGATCATTTAAGTTCACACGTAACTGGACAAAAGGCTGCTCATTATGTATATGCAATTCCGATATTTCCTGGAAGCTTAATTTAGCATAACGAATACGCATCCCGTCAATAACATAGGCAAGCTCTTTAAGATCTCTTTCGTCATTAGTAGATCGATACTCTAGGTACTTCGGATGTTCGTCCAGATCTAAAAATCTCTCTGTATAATGAAAAATAGGCTTTATCGCGTAATGCTCGTCCACCGAAAACCCGAATTTTAGCATCTTTTTCCGTTTAGCGTTGTTCTTGTTCCGTCTAGGGTTACCTTATTTAGACTTATTATACCTTTTTTTGCACAAAAATAAAAATTAATTAGACTGTTTATAAATAATGTGGTCTTTTTTTTTCAATCAACATTCACTCAATAAATAAAAAATGTATCGACCAAAATTATTACTCTTATTACTGAGCTTCTGTTGTACAGTTCCATTATTTGCCCAAAACATTGAAATAACCGGAAGAGTTGCCGACGAAGTTTCCGGCGCACCTCTTCCAGGGGTTTCTATTCATGTTAAAGGAAACAATGGTTTGACAAAAACAGACCAAGAAGGAAAATATCGTGTTTCTGCTACCGTTGGAGAAACATTGGTATTTCGATTCATCGGTTATAAAACAACGGAAGTTGCCATCAACGCCGGTAGAAATCAGGTTGATGTCAACATGGCGCAAGATGTAAACCAACTCAACGAAGTGGTGGTAACTGGCGCATTAGGGCTTAAGCGATCGGCACGTGAAATGGGAAGTGCTACAGCTATTGTAGACAATGAATACCTCAACCTAGGAAAGACAGTAAACCCAATTAACGGATTAGCGAGTAAGGTTTCAAGCCTAAGAATCAATGTTTATGATAGCAAGGTAGACCCACAAATACAAGTGCGATTGAGAGGAAGCCGATCGCTAAGTAGAAATGCCGGAGCAAATGATCCCATTTATGTAGTAGATGGTATACCCGTACCTGACATCAATCGCATAAATCCAAATGATATAGCCAATATTACAGTGTTGAAAGGTGCAAATGCTGCTGCTTTGTATGGCTCTGAAGGGGTAAATGGAGCCATCATGATCGAAACAAAAAAAGGCAAAACAGGTGGTGGCAATATTCGTTTTTCCAATTCCACTTTGTTCTCCAATGTGATGTTATTGCCTCCTGCACAGACAAGTTTCGGACAAGGAACAGGGGGTGAATACAGTGCTACTCAATTTGAATCGTGGGGCCCGGCCTTTGATGGATCAACCAGACCTTTCGGACCGCAACTGCCAGATGGCACGCAACCTGACCTCGTATATAGTGCTCCTGGCCGAGACGGTAGACTCGACTTGTTCAACACTGGATTGAATGTTCAAAATGACCTTTCTTTTACCGGAGGAAATGAAAACTCGACCTATTTTGTTTCACTTCAGGACGTGCGCATAAAAGGTGTGATTCCTGAAGATGAAGGTAGTAGAACGGGTGCTCGTTTTAACGGTTCGAGAAAATTTGGCAAACTAAACACTTCCTATACCTTAAACTATATCTATAATAACAACAATACCACTCCAGATGGCCCATGGATTACGGCCTATCAGCTACCTGCTAATTTCCCCTATCAACAAATGGAAAATTGGCAAGATAGGGGAACTGTTGCAGACCCTATGCACTTCTTCACAGACCTACAGCAAAACCCATACTTTCAGATTGGTAATTATCGAAATAACACCAAACAGCAAACCTTCAACGGAAAAATGCAGTTCGATTATGAGTTCACCGATTGGTTTAGCGCCATGTACCGTTTCGGTATGTACGCAACCACTGCCGAAAGCAGAAATACTGTAGGCCGCTTCGAGGCTGAAGGAAGAAGAAATGTGAATGGATCAGTTACGGATGGCAGTGATAATTTCCGGAGATATAATAGTGATTTGATCTTGAACTTTAAAAAACAGTTCGGAGATATCAGTACTAAATTACTCTTAGGTAATAATATTAGGGCAGATCACAGGAAAGATGCATCAATTGGAAGCGGCAATTTGCTTTTCCCTGATCTTTTTAATCCTGCAAGCCGTATTGGTGAATTAAATGGATCTTCAGCTATCACCGACGTCCGTTCCACTTCAGTTTATGGTGAGTTCACTGCCGGATATAAAAATTATCTTTTTGTTACGTTTACTGGCAGGAACGACTGGACTTCCCTCCTTGCGCAACAAAACCGATCATTTTTCTACCCTGGTGTGAGTACTTCTTTTATTGCAAGTGACGCCATTCAAAGCATCAAGGATAGTAGAACCGTAGATTTTCTAAAATTCTTTGGATCATGGAATCGTACAGGAAACGTAACCCTCAACCCTTACCAGCTAAATAATCCTTATAGTCAAATCAACGGATTTCCTTTCGGCGGACAGATTGGTTTTTCGCCGAGCACCCTTTTCCCCGACCCATTGATTGAGCCTGAATTTGTTTCGTCTGTAGAAGCTGGATTCCAATTAGGCATGTTCAGCAACCGTTTAAATATAGAGGCAAATTATGTATACTCAGATTCTGACGGGCAAATTCTGAATGCCGTACAATCAGCAGCCACAGGATATCGAACAGCCTTGGTAAATGCTGGGAACCTTACGAACAACATCGTGGAAGCAAGTATCAGTGGCGATCTTATCCGCAAAAGCGATTTTGGTTTGAATATCGGGGTTGTCTACAGTTATACGAATAATCAAGTGAAATCACTTTACGGATCAACGGACAATCAGAACGTATTTAGACAATCGTATGCAGTGGTCAATCAAGCATTTCCAACACTACGTGTAAACGACTATCAGCGAGACAATGAAGGCAATGTGGTAGTTGATGCTGATGGCGATCCTGTCGTTTCCAATGACTTGGTAGATATCGGTACCATGGTGCCTCCACATATGTTGGGTATTAATACAAACATCCGCTATAAAGGGTTCAATTTAGGAGCACAATTCGACTGGCGCATGGGTGCTTGGATTTATTCAGAAATTGTACCGAGAATGTACAATGCGGGTACACATCCGGCAACGGTTTATAACGACCGTCAACCTTTCGTATGGCCAAATTCTGTAATACAAAATGCAGATGGCACTTATTCACCGAACACCACACCGGTATCGAGCACAGGAAGATCTTTCTGGGCTATTCAAGGTGCCGTACAAAGTAATACCGTCGCCAAAGGTGATTATTTCAAATTAAGAGAACTTAACTTAAGCTATAACCTCCCGTCAAAATGGTTGACAGGACAAAAATCAATTAAAGCGGCTAGTATTGGCTTTGTAGCAAATAACCTATTCATTATCCGACATTCCAGTAATGACTTAGGTGACCCTGAAATGCTTTATAACCAAACAGACGGTTATATCAGTTTCAGGCAAGTACCTCCCTACAGAACTTACGGATTTAACATCAATGTAGAATTTTAGTTAATCACGTTAAAGAGAAATGAAGAATATAAAATATATTATAGCAAGTATCGCCGTTAGTGTTTTTTGCAGTGCTTGTAACAAATTTTTGGATGTGAACAATAATCCAAACGCGCCGGTCGAAGGAAACTTACCATTATCCGCTACCTTACCGGGAGCGCTTGTAGCCACCGCCAATGAAGAAGCTGGCACTGTTAATCAGCTAGGTAGTTTTTGGGCAGGTTATCTCGGCACTACAAGTGAAGGTGTAGGTCTTTTCAGGAGAGAGAAAGAATACAACGGGCCACTTATACGCCATCAGCGGGATGGCATCCACTTTTGGGAAAATGGATACGTCAACCTAGAGCAGTATCGCCTATTACAGGCACAAGCGGCACAAGAAAATCAACCGTTTTACATAGGTATATCCAAAGTAATGCAGGCACTGGTATTTATGCGTTTAGTAGACTTTTACAATAACATCCCTTTTGACGATGCACTTCAGGGCACTGATACTCCAAGCCCATCTTATAATACAGGACAAGAGGTATACGAGCGGTCCGTAGCGTATCTAAGTGAAGCCGTAACTGATTTCAGGCAAGTTAATGAAGCACGCATTGCAAATTCAGGAGATATCATGTTCGACGGCGAAGTAATTGCTTGGATTAAGTTTGCCAATACACTAAAATTACGCGCATTGATTCGGCAAAGTGAAACGGGAAACATGTCTTACATTAACACACAGTTGGCTTCTATCAATCAAAACGGTGCAGGATATCTATCTGTAGGTGAACATGCACTCATACAACCTGGTTACCTAAATACCGCTGGAAAGTTAAATCCTTTTTGGGAAACCTACTATCAGAATGTACAGGGAAACGCCACCAACAACTATGTTGATTTGAGACCAACTGTTTTTGCTATTGAACAATACAGCGATAGAAATGACCCTCGTTTAGCACTTCTATATGTACCTGTAGACAACACCGAGAATTACCAGGGTGTACTATTTGGCAATCCAAATGAGACTGCACAATATAACAGAAGTAACACGTCCCCTTTCAGAGGTCCTTCGCAGAACAATAACCAGCCAGCAGCATTGTTTAAATCAAGCACACAACCCACAGTGCTCTTAGGCTCTTTCGAAAGTCTATTCCTACAAGCCGAGGCAGCTCAACGTGGCTGGATTGATGGTGATACAAAGTTATTATATGAAAACGCAATTAGCGAATCCTTCGCTTACATGGAAGTACAAGATGGTACATTTGCCGATTATATCGGTCAAAATCTCGTAAACTTCGATGCCACATCGGATAAAATTGAACGTATCATTGAGCAAAAATGGCTGGCACTTAACTTCATAAGTGGTGTCCAAGCCTGGAATGACTATAGACGATTAGGCCTTCCCAATATTCCTAATTCCTTATCTGCTCCTTCTCCAAGCGCCAGGCCATTGAGACTGATGTACCCGGAGACAGAAATGATGACAAACGGAGCTAATGTGTCTGCTCAAGGAGACGATGGTTTAACTAGCGCTCGTATTTGGTGGGATGTAGAATAACATAAACGTAAATGATCTTTATTTAGATTAATTATTATTTTTGTACTTACGAAAAAAACTAACACAACAAGCTATGGCAAGGCAAACAATTAAATGGGAAAAAATCAGAAAATTATTGAACGATATCCATCTATGGATGGGATTAGCCAGTGGACTGATACTCATTGCTGTTTGCCTGAGTGGTACGATCTATGTCTACAATACTGAATTGCAAGAGCTTAGTTCTCCTCATTTATATCGTGTACAGCAGCAGGACTCTTCTACAGAAAGAATGCCTGCTGCTGAACTGATTGCTATTGTCAAAGCTGCTTCGGGCGGAAACGTAACCAGTGTTAATATTCCTGATGATGCGGCGCGCACTTACCAAATCAGTGTTCGAGCAGCAGACGATAAAAGCAGGTTTGGAACAAGCTATTTTATAAACCCTTATAATGGTGAAATTGTCGGAACTTCCTTAGAAAAATCTAAAATGGCTGATTTTATGCGGGATATGTTCAGCTTACATCGTTGGTTATTTTTAGATAGAATAGAAGAACCAATTTTTGAGGGACTTGAAAACCGAAAACTAGGCAGTTACATTACCGGTACAGCGACTATACTGTTTACCCTCGGGGCGCTCACGGGAATTGTCCTATGGTTTCCCAAAAAATTAAGAAACTGGAAACAGGGACTTAAAATAAAATGGGGCGGAAGTTGGAAACGGACGAATCACGATCTTCACAATACCCTAGGTTTTTACTCTTTTATTCTATTATTGCTAATGGGTATTACTGGGCCACAATGGTCTTTTGAATGGTATCGCGATGGGCTGCGTAAAGTGTTAGGAACCTACGAGGCAAATGCAACGCGAGGTAGACCTGATGGCGCACCGACAGGGAAAGGTGGTGCCAATAAAGCGGAATCCGAGAAAGAAGAGGTAACGTTACTCCCAATAGAACGGTATTTAGCTTCAGCAGATCAAACATTGACGTATAAAGGCGATTATCGAATCACGCTACCTAAGACCATAAAGGAACACGTGAGTTTGAATAAAACGAAAGTAGGTTTTTTTGCTCCTGCCGCAGGAGATCAACTAAAACTGAATACACAAACCGCAGCCCTGGAAGAAGTGAGCGTCTTTACTGATAAACCGTTAAATGAACGCATTTCTAGTTCTATAAAAGCCATACATGTGGGAAATGTATACGGGTCTTTCACGAAATTACTTTATTTCATCGCTTGCTTGATAGCTACCACTTTACCCGTTACCGGAACGCTCATATGGATTAATAAAATGAAAAAGAAACCATCCTCCAAGTGGGTACAAAAGAAAAGAGATATAGCGACAAAACAACGGCCTGTTGTAGCCTCAACAAATGGTTAATATAAATTAAAACTATGCACGTACTCATACTTGGCTGTGGGTGGATTGGAAATATCTTTGCAGAAAAACTCTTGGCGGAGAGTCCACATAAAATATTCGCGTCAACTACGTCGTCTGATAAAGCTATTCAGCTCAATAAAATTGGCATCCATTCGGCTGTAATAAATTTCAACGAGCCAATTTTCCCCGGCAAAGAGTTAGCAACTAATTCTTTTGATTTGGTACTTATAAGTGTGCCCGCTAAAAAAAAAGAAGAACATACCGCCTGCATGGAAAAATT
This Olivibacter sp. SDN3 DNA region includes the following protein-coding sequences:
- a CDS encoding TIGR01212 family radical SAM protein (This family includes YhcC from E. coli K-12, an uncharacterized radical SAM protein.), giving the protein MATLLDTGIKPYNHYGAYLKKKYNDKRVFKIIVDGNFTCPNRDGSKGYGGCSYCNVDSFTPESARKLPTIREQIERGMEKAINSYRAEKFVIYFQPNTNTYAPAHYLKAMYDEALSIAPENVVGLSVGTRPDCIDFEKVALLESYTDRYDVDLEMGMESIYNDTLNRINRGCSHEELEQTLHLVQNSPLDICVHTIFGFPWETKEMMLKYADEINRFPQIKFVKLHHLHIVEGSIMGVQYKRNPFHVFSLAEYTDFLCEFIPLLRPDIILQRLFGLADQELLIAPIWGKGKSSIQTYIDKALERRGAVQGSQYSVPVANTF
- a CDS encoding helix-turn-helix transcriptional regulator — encoded protein: MLKFGFSVDEHYAIKPIFHYTERFLDLDEHPKYLEYRSTNDERDLKELAYVIDGMRIRYAKLSFQEISELHIHNEQPFVQLRVNLNDQSVVYVEGDKPHVLKSQQYNLLFFPKGKQIIDRFPAGDEQEILRVDLQPHLFLKYCPALKSGFQFFREQVIESNFSVLSKNGLPLNTQMCEIIRDIISCRKSDLFRHIYLKVKIAELLLLQLEQFEQLRIGGRENTVMVLKEKELQRVQRVKEILENQYHLDHTLLSLARNVGTNDASLKKHFKQAFGVTVFSYLNEVRMLRAKALLLQENEKVAVVAGKVGYKHATHFSAAFKKYFGYLPTRIKLACVSCLFDVSALLSGIEMAFAPYA
- a CDS encoding SusC/RagA family TonB-linked outer membrane protein; protein product: MYRPKLLLLLLSFCCTVPLFAQNIEITGRVADEVSGAPLPGVSIHVKGNNGLTKTDQEGKYRVSATVGETLVFRFIGYKTTEVAINAGRNQVDVNMAQDVNQLNEVVVTGALGLKRSAREMGSATAIVDNEYLNLGKTVNPINGLASKVSSLRINVYDSKVDPQIQVRLRGSRSLSRNAGANDPIYVVDGIPVPDINRINPNDIANITVLKGANAAALYGSEGVNGAIMIETKKGKTGGGNIRFSNSTLFSNVMLLPPAQTSFGQGTGGEYSATQFESWGPAFDGSTRPFGPQLPDGTQPDLVYSAPGRDGRLDLFNTGLNVQNDLSFTGGNENSTYFVSLQDVRIKGVIPEDEGSRTGARFNGSRKFGKLNTSYTLNYIYNNNNTTPDGPWITAYQLPANFPYQQMENWQDRGTVADPMHFFTDLQQNPYFQIGNYRNNTKQQTFNGKMQFDYEFTDWFSAMYRFGMYATTAESRNTVGRFEAEGRRNVNGSVTDGSDNFRRYNSDLILNFKKQFGDISTKLLLGNNIRADHRKDASIGSGNLLFPDLFNPASRIGELNGSSAITDVRSTSVYGEFTAGYKNYLFVTFTGRNDWTSLLAQQNRSFFYPGVSTSFIASDAIQSIKDSRTVDFLKFFGSWNRTGNVTLNPYQLNNPYSQINGFPFGGQIGFSPSTLFPDPLIEPEFVSSVEAGFQLGMFSNRLNIEANYVYSDSDGQILNAVQSAATGYRTALVNAGNLTNNIVEASISGDLIRKSDFGLNIGVVYSYTNNQVKSLYGSTDNQNVFRQSYAVVNQAFPTLRVNDYQRDNEGNVVVDADGDPVVSNDLVDIGTMVPPHMLGINTNIRYKGFNLGAQFDWRMGAWIYSEIVPRMYNAGTHPATVYNDRQPFVWPNSVIQNADGTYSPNTTPVSSTGRSFWAIQGAVQSNTVAKGDYFKLRELNLSYNLPSKWLTGQKSIKAASIGFVANNLFIIRHSSNDLGDPEMLYNQTDGYISFRQVPPYRTYGFNINVEF
- a CDS encoding SusD/RagB family nutrient-binding outer membrane lipoprotein, coding for MKNIKYIIASIAVSVFCSACNKFLDVNNNPNAPVEGNLPLSATLPGALVATANEEAGTVNQLGSFWAGYLGTTSEGVGLFRREKEYNGPLIRHQRDGIHFWENGYVNLEQYRLLQAQAAQENQPFYIGISKVMQALVFMRLVDFYNNIPFDDALQGTDTPSPSYNTGQEVYERSVAYLSEAVTDFRQVNEARIANSGDIMFDGEVIAWIKFANTLKLRALIRQSETGNMSYINTQLASINQNGAGYLSVGEHALIQPGYLNTAGKLNPFWETYYQNVQGNATNNYVDLRPTVFAIEQYSDRNDPRLALLYVPVDNTENYQGVLFGNPNETAQYNRSNTSPFRGPSQNNNQPAALFKSSTQPTVLLGSFESLFLQAEAAQRGWIDGDTKLLYENAISESFAYMEVQDGTFADYIGQNLVNFDATSDKIERIIEQKWLALNFISGVQAWNDYRRLGLPNIPNSLSAPSPSARPLRLMYPETEMMTNGANVSAQGDDGLTSARIWWDVE
- a CDS encoding PepSY domain-containing protein, which gives rise to MARQTIKWEKIRKLLNDIHLWMGLASGLILIAVCLSGTIYVYNTELQELSSPHLYRVQQQDSSTERMPAAELIAIVKAASGGNVTSVNIPDDAARTYQISVRAADDKSRFGTSYFINPYNGEIVGTSLEKSKMADFMRDMFSLHRWLFLDRIEEPIFEGLENRKLGSYITGTATILFTLGALTGIVLWFPKKLRNWKQGLKIKWGGSWKRTNHDLHNTLGFYSFILLLLMGITGPQWSFEWYRDGLRKVLGTYEANATRGRPDGAPTGKGGANKAESEKEEVTLLPIERYLASADQTLTYKGDYRITLPKTIKEHVSLNKTKVGFFAPAAGDQLKLNTQTAALEEVSVFTDKPLNERISSSIKAIHVGNVYGSFTKLLYFIACLIATTLPVTGTLIWINKMKKKPSSKWVQKKRDIATKQRPVVASTNG